The Candidatus Polarisedimenticolia bacterium DNA window ATCCAGGGAGGCGACCCCAACAGCAAGACTCCGGACACCGCCAGCTGGGGGATGGGAGACGGCCCGCGCAAGCTCAAGGCGGAGTTCAGCTCGCCGGAGAAGGCCAGCCACGTGCGCGGCATGGTGTCGATGGCGCGCTCCCAGGATCCCGATTCCGCCTCCTGCCAGTTCTTCATCGTGCAGGCCGACTCCAAGTTCCTGGATGGTAAATACTCGATCTTCGGCAAGGTGCTCTCGGGCATGGAGGTGGTCGACGCCATCGCCAATTCCCCCAGGGGCCAGAACGACCGTCCGGTGCAGGACATCGTCATCAAGAAGGCATCCATCAAGAAGGGTTAGCTCTCTCGAGCGCGTCACATGACCCAGCGCAAGCGCGTCGGATGGGACCACTACTTCATGAACATCGCCCGCCAGGCGGCGACGCGCTCGACCTGCGACCGGAAGTTCGTCGGGGCGGTCATCGTGCGGGACCGGACGATCCTGTCCACCGGCTACAACGGGTCGATCCGCGGCATGCCCCACTGCGACGAGGTGGGGCACGACCTGGAGAACGGCCACTGCGTCGCCACCATCCACGCCGAGGCCAATGCCATCCTGCAGGCCGCCAAAAACGGCGTGAACATCGGCGGATCGGAGATCTACACGACCGCCAGCCCCTGCTGGAACTGCTTCAAGATGATCGCCAACTCCGGCATCCGGCGCATCTTCTACGGCGAGTTCTACCGGGATGAAAAAAGCATCCGCATCGCCCGGGAGATCGGCATCGAGCTGATCCACCTGCCGCCCGACGAGGAGGCGCCGTGAAATCGGCCCCGGCGCTGCTGGCAGCCACCGATTCCCTTTCCGCGCGGCTGCTCCCCGCCCTGCAGGCGGCCGGCTTCGAGGTCACCTGCGTGGCGCCGCAGCAGGCGAGCCCCGAGCGCGTCCATCAGATGGATCCGCGCGTCCTGATCCTGGAGTGCTCGGACGGCGCAGAGGCTGCCGAGCCCCAGGCTTTCTGGGAGGGACGCGAAATGGACGCCCATCTCCCGATCCTGCTGCTGCGTCCCGACGGCGCGACAGCCCTCCGGCGCGGGGCGCTCGACGAGCCGCTGGAGGAGGTCGCTGTCACCGCCGACCCGGGAGAGATCGCCGCACGAGCCAACGGATTGCTCAAGGAGGCGCTGATCCGGGTTTTCCGCAAGACGTTCCATGACATGAGCCAGCCCCTTACCATCGTCCGGGCCCTGTCGACCAAGGCCCTCAAGCTCTCTTCCCCGGCGCTGAACCTCGACGCCACGCTGCAGGAGCTCGATCGCCAGGTGGACCGGATCTTCCGGGTCGCCGAGGACCTGCAGAGAAAACGGCTGGAATAATGAAGCGACGACACGCCCCCCTGGCCGCCGAGGAGCTTTCCAAGCGCTGCGAAGCCTACCTCGAGGCGGTGAACCGTGAGGAGTACCTGTTCGCCTCCGGCCTGAAGTCGGAGACCGATCTTCCCGACATCGAGGCGGAGTACGCCGATCTACCCACCGCCGACTCGGTGATGGCGGCGCGCCAGGCGCTCGACAAGGCGAGCGGCGACCAGGCGCAGCGGCTGATCAACCTGCTGAATCTTCTGATCGACCTGCTCATCGAGAGCCACGCCGCACCGTTCCAGAACCGGCTCTACGCCCAGCAGGGGAAAGCCTCCCTCAAGATTCAGAAGAAGACGATGCCGTTCCGCAAGAGCCAGGCGGCGCTGGCGGCCGAGCCCGACCGCCTGGTGCGG harbors:
- a CDS encoding peptidylprolyl isomerase — protein: IQGGDPNSKTPDTASWGMGDGPRKLKAEFSSPEKASHVRGMVSMARSQDPDSASCQFFIVQADSKFLDGKYSIFGKVLSGMEVVDAIANSPRGQNDRPVQDIVIKKASIKKG
- a CDS encoding cytidine/deoxycytidylate deaminase family protein translates to MTQRKRVGWDHYFMNIARQAATRSTCDRKFVGAVIVRDRTILSTGYNGSIRGMPHCDEVGHDLENGHCVATIHAEANAILQAAKNGVNIGGSEIYTTASPCWNCFKMIANSGIRRIFYGEFYRDEKSIRIAREIGIELIHLPPDEEAP